A single region of the Lactobacillus xylocopicola genome encodes:
- the dnaA gene encoding chromosomal replication initiator protein DnaA: MFDINKFWEHFNQEMRERFNEVAYNAWFKNTKPISYDKGTHELKIAVQNPVTKGYWEKNLSSQLIQSAYGYDNLEVMPVFQIEGEQSSERLVTPKPQTESQPQTPEQMPNVFVRNLKLNEKYTFDNFVQGEGNKLAAGAALAVADSPGSFYNPLFIFGGVGLGKTHLMQAVGHQMLAERPGAKVVYIQSETFVNDFINSIKNKTQDQFREKYRTCDLLLVDDIQFFAKKEGIQEEFFHTFETLYNDQKQIVMTSDRLPTEIPDLSERLVSRFTWGLQVEITPPDLETRIAILRKKAEAEKLTIDDSTLDYIASQVDTNIRELEGALVKVQAHATIEHEDINVNLAREALADLKLVQKNRGLQISKIQEVVANYFQTSTYELKGKKRVRQIVVPRQIAMYLARELTDSSLPKIGQEFGGKDHTTVMHAYDKISRELKTDAEVKTAVFDLKQMLDH, from the coding sequence TTGTTTGATATCAATAAATTTTGGGAACACTTCAACCAGGAAATGCGTGAGCGTTTCAACGAAGTTGCATACAATGCCTGGTTCAAGAACACAAAACCAATTTCCTATGATAAGGGCACACACGAACTAAAAATCGCAGTCCAAAACCCCGTAACCAAGGGATATTGGGAGAAGAATCTGTCTTCGCAACTGATTCAATCCGCCTATGGCTACGATAACCTTGAGGTCATGCCCGTCTTCCAAATTGAAGGCGAGCAAAGTTCGGAGCGTCTAGTGACCCCTAAGCCGCAAACTGAAAGCCAGCCACAAACGCCCGAACAAATGCCCAATGTCTTTGTCCGTAACCTCAAGCTCAACGAAAAATATACTTTTGACAACTTCGTTCAGGGTGAAGGCAACAAGCTAGCCGCTGGCGCAGCCCTGGCCGTTGCTGACAGTCCGGGGAGTTTCTATAATCCGCTCTTTATCTTTGGGGGCGTGGGACTTGGTAAGACCCACTTAATGCAAGCTGTTGGCCACCAAATGCTGGCTGAACGTCCAGGCGCCAAGGTTGTTTACATTCAAAGTGAAACCTTTGTCAACGACTTTATCAATTCCATCAAAAATAAGACCCAGGACCAATTCCGCGAGAAGTATCGAACTTGTGACCTCCTGTTGGTAGATGATATTCAATTTTTTGCCAAAAAAGAGGGTATCCAGGAAGAGTTCTTCCATACTTTTGAGACGCTATACAACGATCAAAAGCAGATCGTCATGACCAGTGACCGGCTGCCAACCGAAATCCCGGACTTATCCGAACGGTTAGTCTCCCGCTTCACCTGGGGCTTACAGGTAGAGATCACACCGCCAGACCTTGAAACGCGGATCGCCATTCTCCGCAAGAAGGCCGAAGCCGAAAAACTAACCATTGACGACAGTACCTTGGACTACATCGCCTCCCAGGTGGACACCAACATTCGCGAACTGGAGGGGGCGTTGGTTAAGGTCCAAGCCCATGCCACTATCGAGCACGAAGACATCAACGTGAACTTGGCCCGCGAAGCCTTGGCAGACTTAAAACTAGTCCAAAAAAATCGGGGTTTACAAATATCGAAAATCCAAGAAGTAGTAGCCAATTACTTTCAGACTTCTACTTATGAATTAAAGGGCAAGAAACGGGTGCGCCAAATCGTCGTCCCCCGGCAGATAGCCATGTACCTGGCCCGCGAGTTGACAGACTCGAGCCTGCCTAAGATCGGTCAAGAGTTCGGCGGCAAGGACCACACGACGGTAATGCACGCCTATGATAAAATTAGTCGTGAGCTTAAAACAGATGCTGAAGTCAAAACCGCGGTCTTTGATTTGAAGCAGATGCTCGACCATTAA
- the dnaN gene encoding DNA polymerase III subunit beta — protein MKFTVNRNLFLDNLTNVMHAISARATIPILSGIKLNLSEDELLLTGSDTDISIEIRIPVSEDLTVASTGAIVLPARFFSEIIRRLPGKEFSLEVKDSFQTQIISENSEFTINGLDANTYPRLPEIPDESAFVISGKTFRDIINETQFAVATQESRLVLTGVHFTFSPTKINAVATDSHRLSSRALTLDKGPQAKTDLIIPGKSLLELARIIGETDPEIKVCPGDNQVLFEIGNILFYSRLLEGSYPDTDRLIPTEKTTTAVFDLAELSSALDRASLLTHAGRNNVVDLTLDTEQQTANLSGESAEIGNVEENVSFKKLEGKNLKISFNPDYLRDALRASVTDSVIMDFTEPLRPFTVNPDQAEIDFVQLITPVRTF, from the coding sequence ATGAAATTTACCGTCAATCGAAATCTTTTTCTCGATAATCTAACCAACGTCATGCATGCTATTTCTGCCCGTGCCACTATTCCCATTCTTAGTGGAATCAAGCTTAACCTATCTGAAGATGAGTTACTGCTAACGGGGAGCGATACGGACATTTCAATCGAAATTCGCATTCCCGTTAGTGAAGACTTAACCGTTGCTTCAACCGGAGCAATTGTGCTACCAGCTCGTTTCTTCAGTGAAATTATTAGACGCTTGCCAGGTAAGGAATTCTCACTTGAAGTTAAAGACAGTTTTCAAACCCAGATTATTTCTGAAAATAGTGAATTTACCATCAACGGCTTGGATGCTAATACTTATCCCCGCTTACCGGAAATTCCTGATGAGTCCGCTTTTGTTATTTCTGGCAAGACCTTCCGCGATATCATCAATGAAACGCAATTCGCCGTGGCCACTCAAGAAAGTCGCCTAGTTTTGACGGGTGTTCACTTTACCTTTAGCCCGACCAAGATTAATGCCGTGGCCACTGACTCCCACCGCTTGTCAAGTCGTGCTTTGACCCTTGATAAGGGGCCCCAAGCCAAGACCGACTTAATTATTCCGGGCAAGAGCCTGCTTGAACTGGCCCGCATTATCGGTGAGACTGACCCTGAAATCAAGGTTTGTCCGGGCGACAACCAAGTATTGTTTGAGATTGGCAACATTCTCTTCTATTCGCGTCTACTAGAGGGCAGTTATCCTGACACGGATCGCCTGATTCCAACCGAAAAAACGACGACCGCTGTCTTTGACCTGGCTGAATTGTCCAGCGCATTGGACCGAGCAAGTTTATTAACCCATGCTGGGCGTAATAACGTGGTTGACCTAACTTTGGATACAGAGCAGCAGACTGCCAACTTATCTGGTGAGTCCGCTGAAATCGGGAATGTTGAAGAAAATGTTAGCTTTAAGAAGCTGGAGGGTAAGAATCTGAAGATCTCCTTCAATCCGGACTACCTGCGTGATGCCTTGCGGGCCTCGGTAACTGATTCAGTAATCATGGACTTCACTGAGCCACTGCGGCCATTCACGGTTAATCCAGATCAGGCGGAGATCGACTTTGTTCAGTTGATTACACCAGTGCGCACTTTTTAA
- the recF gene encoding DNA replication/repair protein RecF (All proteins in this family for which functions are known are DNA-binding proteins that assist the filamentation of RecA onto DNA for the initiation of recombination or recombinational repair.): MYLKQFSAQHYRNLQQLDVEFDPNVNIFIGQNAQGKTNLLEAIYFLALTRSHRTSNDKELLAFGQDYANITGHVYKSQVDLSLRVLLTKKGKKVWVNRIEQAKLSKYVGQLNAILFSPEDLELIKGAPSLRRRFMDQEFGQINAEYLYFAGKYRQVLQQKNNYLKQLAKGAARDPLFLDVLSDQLAGVAAEVVVRRFKFLTYLNQYAQDAYAHISPSGEKLTVKYRPSVKEVDKQDSVEEVYHKLLANFRKNKDSELYKGTTLNGPHRDDIEFELDGQDAHLYGSQGQQRTIALSIKLAEIKLVHHLTKEYPLLLLDDVMSELDHDRQSALLNYIHGKTQTFITTTDLAGISWEIIKKPKVYRINSGKIYLEEEKLNG, translated from the coding sequence ATGTATCTCAAGCAGTTTAGTGCGCAGCATTATCGCAACCTGCAGCAGCTTGACGTTGAGTTTGATCCCAATGTCAATATTTTTATTGGGCAAAATGCTCAAGGCAAGACTAACCTGTTAGAAGCAATCTATTTCTTGGCGCTGACCCGCTCGCACCGTACGAGTAACGACAAGGAACTTTTGGCTTTTGGTCAGGATTATGCCAATATTACGGGACATGTCTATAAGAGTCAGGTTGACCTTTCCCTGCGCGTATTGCTCACTAAGAAAGGCAAAAAAGTCTGGGTGAACCGGATTGAACAAGCGAAGTTGTCCAAGTATGTGGGGCAGCTTAACGCTATTTTATTTTCTCCAGAAGACTTGGAACTGATCAAGGGCGCACCTAGCTTGCGGCGGCGTTTCATGGATCAGGAATTTGGTCAAATTAACGCTGAATACCTATATTTTGCGGGTAAGTATCGGCAAGTACTACAACAAAAGAATAATTATCTCAAGCAGTTGGCTAAGGGTGCTGCACGAGACCCACTGTTTTTAGATGTGTTGTCTGACCAGTTAGCTGGTGTAGCAGCAGAAGTCGTGGTACGTCGATTTAAGTTTTTAACTTACCTGAATCAGTATGCCCAAGATGCTTATGCCCACATTAGTCCTAGCGGTGAGAAGTTAACGGTCAAGTACCGACCATCGGTCAAAGAGGTTGACAAGCAGGATAGTGTTGAGGAAGTCTACCACAAGCTGCTAGCTAACTTTCGCAAAAATAAAGACAGTGAACTCTATAAGGGGACGACCCTAAATGGTCCCCACCGCGATGATATTGAGTTCGAACTGGATGGTCAGGATGCCCACTTATACGGGTCTCAGGGACAGCAGCGGACAATCGCATTGAGTATTAAGTTAGCAGAGATCAAGTTAGTACACCACCTGACCAAGGAATATCCCTTACTCTTACTGGATGATGTGATGAGTGAGCTGGATCATGACCGGCAGAGTGCCCTGCTTAACTACATTCACGGCAAAACCCAAACCTTCATCACGACGACCGACCTTGCCGGTATTTCCTGGGAAATAATCAAAAAACCAAAAGTGTACCGGATCAATTCGGGCAAGATCTATTTAGAAGAGGAGAAACTAAATGGCTGA
- the yaaA gene encoding S4 domain-containing protein YaaA: MKVNIIKEVSVKGEYITLSQFLKEESIISSGGQAKWYLQDNPVLLNGVAENRRGKKLRPGDQVKIDQEVYEFR; this comes from the coding sequence ATGAAGGTGAATATTATCAAAGAAGTTAGCGTAAAGGGTGAGTACATTACCCTGAGTCAATTCTTGAAGGAAGAGAGCATCATCTCCTCTGGTGGTCAGGCCAAGTGGTATCTGCAAGACAACCCAGTTCTGTTGAATGGAGTTGCAGAAAATCGGCGGGGTAAGAAGCTGCGACCGGGTGACCAAGTGAAAATTGACCAAGAAGTGTACGAATTTCGGTAA